A portion of the Callithrix jacchus isolate 240 chromosome 13, calJac240_pri, whole genome shotgun sequence genome contains these proteins:
- the LOC100410505 gene encoding myosin regulatory light polypeptide 9 isoform X3, which produces MSSKRAKTKTTKKRPQRATSNVFAMFDQSQIQEFKEAFNMIDQNRDGFIDKEDLHDMLASLGKNPTDEYLDAMMNEAPGPINFTMFLTMFGEKLNGTDPEDVIRNAFACFDEEATGTIQEDYLRELLTTMGDRFTDEEVDELYREAPIDKKGNFNYIEFTRILKHGAKDKDD; this is translated from the exons ATGTCAAGCAAAAGAGCAAAGACCAAGACCACCAAGAAGCGCCCTCAGCGCGCAACATCCAATGTGTTTGCTATGTTTGACCAATCACAGATTCAGGAGTTCAAAGAGGCCTTCAACATGATTGATCAGAACAGAGATGGTTTCATCGACAAGGAAGATTTGCATGATATGCTTGCTTCATTGG ggAAGAATCCAACTGATGAGTATCTGGATGCCATGATGAATGAGGCTCCAGGCCCCATCAATTTCACCATGTTCCTCACCATGTTTGGTGAGAAGTTAAATGGCACAGATCCTGAAGATGTCATCAGAAATGCTTTTGCTTGCTTTGATGAAGAAGCAACTG GCACTATTCAGGAAGATTATCTGAGAGAGCTGCTGACAACCATGGGGGATCGGTTTACGGATGAGGAAGTGGATGAGCTGTACAGAGAAGCGCCTATTGACAAAAAGGGGAACTTCAATTACATCGAGTTCACACGCATCCTGAAACATGGAGCAAAAGACAAAGATGACTGA
- the LOC100410505 gene encoding myosin regulatory light polypeptide 9 isoform X2 produces the protein MDLTTTMSSKRAKTKTTKKRPQRATSNVFAMFDQSQIQEFKEAFNMIDQNRDGFIDKEDLHDMLASLGKNPTDEYLDAMMNEAPGPINFTMFLTMFGEKLNGTDPEDVIRNAFACFDEEATGTIQEDYLRELLTTMGDRFTDEEVDELYREAPIDKKGNFNYIEFTRILKHGAKDKDD, from the exons ATG GATTTAACCACCACCATGTCAAGCAAAAGAGCAAAGACCAAGACCACCAAGAAGCGCCCTCAGCGCGCAACATCCAATGTGTTTGCTATGTTTGACCAATCACAGATTCAGGAGTTCAAAGAGGCCTTCAACATGATTGATCAGAACAGAGATGGTTTCATCGACAAGGAAGATTTGCATGATATGCTTGCTTCATTGG ggAAGAATCCAACTGATGAGTATCTGGATGCCATGATGAATGAGGCTCCAGGCCCCATCAATTTCACCATGTTCCTCACCATGTTTGGTGAGAAGTTAAATGGCACAGATCCTGAAGATGTCATCAGAAATGCTTTTGCTTGCTTTGATGAAGAAGCAACTG GCACTATTCAGGAAGATTATCTGAGAGAGCTGCTGACAACCATGGGGGATCGGTTTACGGATGAGGAAGTGGATGAGCTGTACAGAGAAGCGCCTATTGACAAAAAGGGGAACTTCAATTACATCGAGTTCACACGCATCCTGAAACATGGAGCAAAAGACAAAGATGACTGA